In Sodalis ligni, a single genomic region encodes these proteins:
- a CDS encoding ankyrin repeat domain-containing protein — MKLLERLEKNFFSEKFLHRIPLDNELPDNNGNTPLMVAIKNGHKKMVAHLLSMEATNVYHKNNEGESAFTMVINDNELSLEIFKLVCDHTQLSAYDEQGRTLLMKTVIGGTVEKVKYALQGVDHLINQLDANGNSALALARRRGDKDIIKLVSDSIDNIKSSSIGSIDMDYEKDTDFHNHFVAHRGDFVFGLSEFRTEYLLRLNNASKDNFNIINYYTNRIARRIFGGEKSGDAA, encoded by the coding sequence ATGAAACTGCTGGAAAGATTAGAAAAAAATTTCTTCAGTGAAAAATTTCTTCATAGGATACCCCTGGATAATGAACTGCCCGATAATAACGGGAATACCCCACTCATGGTAGCGATTAAAAATGGGCATAAAAAGATGGTTGCTCATCTATTATCGATGGAAGCGACTAATGTTTATCATAAAAATAATGAGGGCGAAAGCGCCTTCACCATGGTCATTAACGATAATGAGCTATCCTTAGAAATTTTCAAACTGGTTTGCGACCATACCCAACTCTCTGCCTACGATGAGCAGGGACGAACGTTATTAATGAAAACGGTGATTGGCGGCACGGTAGAGAAAGTAAAGTATGCATTACAAGGCGTGGACCACTTGATAAATCAATTGGATGCTAACGGCAACTCCGCCCTGGCGCTGGCCCGGCGGCGTGGTGATAAAGATATCATAAAACTTGTTTCGGACAGTATTGATAACATTAAGAGCTCTTCCATTGGCAGTATCGACATGGACTATGAGAAAGATACCGACTTTCATAACCACTTTGTTGCCCACCGTGGCGACTTTGTTTTTGGCCTGTCGGAGTTTCGTACCGAATATCTGTTGAGGCTGAATAACGCGTCTAAGGATAATTTTAATATTATAAATTATTATACCAATCGCATAGCGAGGCGTATTTTTGGCGGAGAAAAATCTGGCGATGCTGCATAG
- a CDS encoding copper-binding protein yields the protein MRALLIVVLSAFSLFNLPAFADDMAAMGDMPGMQHDHGMMTAADAAASDYHSQGIIKLWDSRHVAIAHHAIPALNWPPMTMTFAVPPAFAGQKLAVGTQVDFSFRQDAQGYQLTAIHPVQP from the coding sequence ATGCGAGCTTTACTGATTGTCGTTCTTTCCGCTTTTTCTCTCTTCAACTTACCGGCCTTTGCCGACGATATGGCGGCCATGGGCGATATGCCCGGCATGCAGCATGACCACGGCATGATGACCGCGGCCGATGCGGCCGCCTCGGACTATCACTCCCAGGGAATTATCAAGCTGTGGGATAGCCGGCATGTGGCTATAGCCCATCACGCCATTCCGGCCTTGAACTGGCCGCCGATGACCATGACCTTCGCGGTGCCCCCTGCCTTTGCCGGCCAGAAGCTGGCGGTAGGCACCCAGGTTGATTTCAGTTTCCGCCAGGATGCGCAGGGCTATCAGCTTACCGCCATCCATCCCGTTCAGCCCTAA
- a CDS encoding TolC family protein, with translation MLLASATTSAAELNLDEALARAEHYSAELSANRHERQALANQADSATQLPDPKLEFGIENLPVGGNNAHRFTREDMTMQRIGIQQDYISSTKRDRKADAFRAEAASATAGYQTLRAQLQRDTAQAWLDMALARQGLTAARSLLAESERQISVQRAAVAGGRSAASVLDGRLVVVDMQNAVTDAERDVAVAQAKLTRLTGDSQAIAAGQLPRFERLPADPAVLAQGIDQHPEILQARRESEVAQARSAQSAVAAIPDVGIEVYYGRRADRLDDMAGVMFTMDLPLFQSQRQDKDHAADQARTFEANDQLATTIRDHNAQLAMLIAQYQAAQTRWQRQKDDVLPLQRQRLQLTQAQYRTGSATLTDMLAARRALLQSELEANRAARDLAQSWAAIRYLIPQETQS, from the coding sequence ATGCTGCTCGCTTCCGCGACGACTTCCGCCGCGGAACTGAACCTGGATGAGGCACTGGCCCGTGCCGAACACTATTCCGCCGAACTCTCCGCCAATCGTCATGAACGGCAGGCCTTGGCGAACCAGGCGGATTCCGCCACCCAATTGCCGGATCCCAAGCTGGAATTCGGTATCGAAAACCTGCCGGTGGGGGGTAACAACGCCCATCGATTCACCCGCGAAGATATGACCATGCAGCGCATCGGCATCCAGCAGGATTACATCAGCAGCACCAAGCGCGATCGGAAAGCCGATGCTTTTCGCGCTGAAGCGGCATCCGCCACCGCCGGTTATCAAACCCTGCGGGCGCAGTTGCAGCGCGACACAGCACAGGCCTGGCTGGATATGGCCCTGGCCCGGCAGGGTTTGACGGCGGCCCGCAGCCTGCTGGCGGAAAGCGAACGGCAAATCTCGGTGCAGCGGGCGGCGGTGGCAGGGGGCCGCAGCGCCGCATCGGTGCTGGATGGACGCTTGGTAGTGGTGGATATGCAAAATGCGGTGACCGACGCGGAGCGTGATGTGGCGGTGGCGCAGGCCAAGCTGACGCGGTTGACCGGCGACAGCCAGGCCATCGCCGCCGGCCAGCTGCCGCGCTTTGAACGCCTGCCCGCCGATCCGGCGGTATTGGCGCAGGGCATCGATCAACACCCCGAAATCCTGCAGGCCCGCCGTGAATCGGAAGTCGCTCAGGCCCGTTCCGCCCAGTCGGCGGTAGCAGCTATCCCGGATGTGGGCATTGAGGTCTACTACGGCAGGCGTGCCGATCGTCTCGACGATATGGCCGGCGTGATGTTCACCATGGATTTGCCGCTGTTCCAGTCCCAGCGCCAGGATAAAGATCACGCGGCGGATCAGGCCCGGACCTTTGAAGCCAACGATCAGCTGGCAACCACCATTCGCGACCACAACGCACAGCTGGCTATGCTGATCGCCCAATACCAGGCCGCGCAAACCCGCTGGCAGCGGCAAAAAGATGATGTTCTGCCGTTGCAGCGGCAGCGTCTGCAGCTGACCCAGGCGCAATACCGCACCGGCAGCGCCACCCTGACCGATATGCTGGCCGCGCGGCGGGCACTGCTGCAAAGCGAACTTGAGGCAAACCGCGCCGCACGGGATCTGGCGCAAAGCTGGGCCGCCATCCGCTATCTCATTCCGCAGGAGACCCAATCATGA
- a CDS encoding efflux RND transporter periplasmic adaptor subunit: protein MSRFNTGRIVTPLISLAALTAAFAAGYFLRQPEIVTPADAQTAAPATADSGGRKVLYWYDPMSPGQRFDKPGKSPLMDMPLKPRYADEDAQDGGVTVSARQQQNLGVRQAFVEQRVMQSRLDAFGTVSIDDRGIQIIPARANGLVEKLYVRAEQQQVAKNQPLARLWIPEWSAAQQEYLAVRHLGDPALTAAARQRLQLLFMPDDLIRAIEKTGQPQTRIEIRSPERGFISKLDVREGSQVSASQAMFELASLDPVWVVADYPESQAGAVTPGSDIIATTARWPGESFHGRISEVLPVVNDATRTYRARIALDNRDNQLQPGMYMNVRLARAAQGETVLAIPQDALIQTGSRNTVLLAEGDGHFKPVEITAGREFGDWVEIRQGLRAGDRVVTSGQFLIDSEASLRSALPQMTGNPPAAADAAPQAAADASATGAASAKMPTQTSAASMADMPGMSSGPAPVPAKTPAQSNAPGMADMPGMSSGPAPVPAKTPAQSNAPGMADMPGMAPMPDRPAMSSGAAPASVQTAEPAAAKPREYATEGVIDAVSNGQVTLSHHAVPELHWSPMTMDFTLPDGKLPQGLAVGSRVLFHFTLDDNGARITQMIPVRSVR from the coding sequence ATGAGCCGTTTTAACACGGGCCGTATCGTCACGCCCTTGATAAGCCTAGCGGCGCTGACAGCCGCCTTCGCCGCCGGCTATTTTTTGCGCCAGCCCGAGATAGTGACCCCGGCGGACGCCCAAACCGCCGCGCCGGCCACCGCTGACAGCGGCGGTCGGAAAGTCTTGTATTGGTATGATCCCATGTCGCCGGGGCAGCGATTTGACAAGCCGGGCAAGTCCCCGCTGATGGATATGCCGCTAAAGCCGCGTTACGCCGATGAAGATGCGCAGGATGGGGGCGTGACGGTCAGCGCCCGCCAGCAGCAAAATCTGGGGGTGCGGCAGGCGTTCGTGGAACAACGGGTGATGCAGTCCCGCCTGGACGCATTCGGTACGGTAAGCATTGACGACCGCGGCATACAGATCATTCCCGCCCGGGCCAACGGGCTGGTGGAAAAGTTGTATGTCAGGGCCGAACAGCAGCAGGTGGCCAAGAATCAACCGCTGGCACGACTTTGGATCCCGGAATGGAGCGCCGCTCAGCAGGAATATCTGGCGGTGCGCCATTTGGGCGACCCGGCGCTGACCGCCGCGGCGCGGCAACGACTGCAGTTGCTGTTTATGCCAGATGACCTGATCCGGGCCATCGAAAAAACCGGGCAGCCGCAGACCCGCATTGAAATCCGGTCGCCGGAAAGAGGTTTTATCAGCAAGCTGGATGTGCGCGAAGGCAGTCAGGTCTCCGCTTCCCAGGCCATGTTTGAACTGGCTTCGCTGGATCCGGTGTGGGTAGTGGCGGATTACCCCGAATCCCAGGCCGGCGCAGTGACGCCGGGCAGCGACATCATCGCCACCACGGCGCGCTGGCCCGGCGAATCCTTCCATGGCCGCATCAGCGAGGTGCTGCCGGTGGTGAATGACGCCACCCGGACCTATCGGGCCCGTATCGCGCTGGATAACCGGGATAATCAATTGCAGCCCGGCATGTATATGAACGTGCGGTTGGCCCGGGCGGCACAAGGAGAAACCGTCTTGGCCATTCCCCAGGACGCGTTGATTCAGACCGGCAGCCGCAATACCGTCCTGCTGGCGGAAGGGGACGGGCATTTCAAACCGGTGGAAATCACCGCCGGACGTGAATTCGGCGATTGGGTGGAAATACGCCAAGGGCTCCGGGCCGGCGATCGGGTGGTGACCTCCGGTCAGTTCCTGATTGATTCCGAAGCCAGCCTGCGTAGTGCCCTGCCGCAAATGACCGGTAACCCGCCGGCGGCGGCCGATGCCGCCCCGCAGGCCGCCGCAGACGCCTCGGCAACGGGTGCGGCGTCCGCCAAAATGCCGACACAGACCTCCGCCGCCAGCATGGCGGATATGCCGGGGATGTCTTCCGGCCCGGCTCCGGTTCCCGCTAAAACACCGGCTCAATCTAATGCCCCGGGCATGGCGGATATGCCGGGGATGTCTTCCGGCCCGGCTCCGGTTCCCGCTAAAACACCGGCTCAATCTAATGCCCCGGGCATGGCGGATATGCCGGGTATGGCGCCCATGCCCGATAGGCCGGCGATGTCCTCCGGCGCGGCGCCGGCATCCGTCCAGACAGCGGAGCCCGCCGCCGCCAAGCCCCGAGAGTATGCCACGGAAGGAGTGATTGACGCCGTCAGCAATGGGCAGGTCACGCTGTCCCATCATGCGGTGCCTGAACTGCACTGGTCGCCGATGACCATGGACTTCACCCTGCCCGACGGGAAACTGCCCCAGGGACTGGCGGTGGGCAGCCGGGTGTTGTTCCATTTTACCCTGGATGATAATGGCGCCCGTATCACGCAAATGATACCGGTAAGGAGCGTCCGATGA
- a CDS encoding efflux RND transporter permease subunit, producing the protein MIAFIIRWSLRNRLLVLVGAALLTAWGIWALQRMPVDALPDLSDVQVIIRVSYPGKAPQVVEDQVTYPLTTTMLSVPGATTVRGFSMFGDSYVYILFEDGTDPYWARSRVLEYLSQVQSTLPPDARASLGPDATGVGWVYEYALEDKTGRHSLADLRALQDWTLKFELKTVPNVSEVASVGGMVRQYQIILKPDRLRALNVSHQQVIDAVKQANQEGGGSVLEMNEAEYMVRAAGYLKTTADFDNIVITTRGGVPILLSDVASLRLGPEMRRGVAELNGEGEVAGGIVVMRYGKNALDTINGVKKKLDEIRRSLPPGVQIVPVYDRSNLIKQAIETLSHKLLEEFIVVTLVCSLFLFHFRSALVAIITLPLGILGAFIVMHYQGVNANIMSLGGIAIAIGAMVDAAIVMIENMHKVLEKWRHDHPGQTPVGEDYWQISAQASTEVGPALFCSLLIITLSFIPVFSLEAQEGKMFGPLAFTKTYAMAISAGLGITLVPVLMGYFIRGRIPDENANPINRGLIGLYRPLLEKVLHWPKTTLSLSLALLLITLFPLSRLGTEFMPALDEGDLLYMPSTLPGISANEAARLLQQTDRLIKTVPEVATVFGKAGRAETATDPATLTMFETAIHFKPRDQWRPGMTTDKLIQELDRTVSLPGVANVWVPPIRNRLDMLATGIKSPVGIKVNGNNINDIEAVAQQIERVVKTVPGVTSALAERLNGGRYIDINIDRVRAARYGVSVSELQSIVAAVIGGDNIGETIEGRERFPINVRYPRELRDSVQKLKDLPVVTAGGAQVALSDLADIKVTEGPPMLKSENARLSDWIYVDLRGRDLKSAVDAMQQVVAQQVKLPDGVSLSWSGQFEYLERASAKLKIVLPFTLAIIFVLLYVTFSRVRDALLIMGTLPFALIGGVWLLYLLHYNLSVAAAVGFIALSGVAAEFGVIMVLYLNHAMENHRVNGEPLSEPQLLAAIREGAVLRVRPKVMTVATIMAGLLPIMWGGGVGSEVMQRIAAPMIGGMVSAPLLSMLVIPALYRILHRKG; encoded by the coding sequence ATGATCGCGTTTATCATCCGCTGGTCGCTGCGCAACCGGCTATTGGTGTTGGTGGGGGCGGCGCTGCTCACCGCCTGGGGAATATGGGCCTTGCAGCGCATGCCGGTGGATGCGCTGCCGGACCTTTCCGACGTACAGGTCATTATCCGCGTAAGCTATCCCGGTAAAGCGCCCCAGGTGGTGGAGGACCAGGTTACCTATCCGTTAACCACCACCATGCTGTCGGTGCCGGGCGCCACCACGGTGCGCGGCTTCTCGATGTTCGGCGACTCCTATGTCTACATCCTGTTTGAAGACGGCACCGATCCCTACTGGGCGCGATCGCGGGTGCTGGAATACCTGAGCCAGGTACAATCCACTCTGCCGCCGGACGCCCGGGCCAGCCTGGGACCCGATGCCACCGGCGTCGGCTGGGTCTATGAGTATGCCCTGGAGGACAAAACCGGACGCCATAGCCTGGCGGATTTACGCGCCCTGCAGGATTGGACGCTGAAGTTCGAGTTGAAAACGGTGCCGAACGTGTCGGAAGTGGCCAGCGTCGGCGGTATGGTGCGGCAATACCAAATCATCCTGAAGCCGGATCGGCTGCGGGCCCTGAACGTCTCCCACCAGCAGGTTATCGATGCGGTCAAACAGGCCAACCAGGAGGGCGGCGGTTCGGTGCTGGAGATGAATGAAGCGGAATATATGGTGCGCGCCGCCGGTTACCTGAAAACCACGGCGGATTTTGACAATATTGTCATTACCACTCGCGGCGGCGTACCGATATTGCTGTCCGATGTCGCCAGCCTGCGTCTCGGGCCGGAAATGCGGCGCGGCGTGGCGGAGCTCAACGGCGAAGGGGAAGTGGCCGGCGGCATTGTGGTGATGCGGTACGGCAAAAACGCGCTGGATACCATTAACGGCGTGAAAAAGAAACTGGATGAAATCCGCCGCAGTCTGCCGCCGGGCGTACAGATTGTCCCGGTTTACGACCGCTCCAACCTGATAAAGCAAGCTATCGAGACCCTTTCCCATAAACTGTTGGAAGAGTTTATCGTGGTCACCCTGGTGTGCAGCCTGTTCCTGTTTCATTTCCGCTCGGCGCTGGTGGCGATCATCACCCTGCCGCTGGGGATCCTCGGCGCCTTTATCGTCATGCATTATCAGGGGGTCAACGCCAATATCATGTCGTTGGGGGGCATCGCCATCGCCATCGGCGCGATGGTGGATGCGGCCATCGTCATGATAGAGAACATGCACAAGGTGCTGGAAAAGTGGCGGCACGATCACCCCGGCCAAACGCCTGTGGGGGAGGACTACTGGCAGATTTCCGCCCAGGCTTCCACCGAGGTGGGCCCGGCGCTGTTTTGCAGCCTGCTTATCATTACCCTGTCGTTTATTCCGGTCTTCTCGCTGGAGGCGCAGGAAGGCAAGATGTTCGGCCCGCTGGCGTTTACCAAGACCTATGCCATGGCCATCTCCGCCGGTCTGGGCATCACCTTGGTACCGGTGCTGATGGGCTACTTTATTCGCGGGCGTATTCCCGATGAAAACGCCAATCCCATTAACCGGGGGCTTATCGGTTTATATCGGCCGTTATTGGAAAAGGTCCTGCACTGGCCGAAAACCACCTTGTCCCTGTCTCTGGCATTGCTGCTCATTACCCTTTTTCCGTTAAGCCGGCTGGGCACCGAATTCATGCCGGCGCTGGACGAGGGGGATTTGCTCTATATGCCCTCCACCCTGCCGGGCATCTCCGCCAACGAGGCCGCCCGGCTGCTGCAGCAAACCGACCGGCTGATTAAAACCGTGCCGGAGGTGGCGACGGTGTTCGGCAAAGCGGGACGCGCCGAAACCGCCACCGATCCGGCGACCTTGACCATGTTCGAAACCGCCATTCATTTTAAACCCCGGGATCAATGGCGGCCGGGCATGACCACCGATAAGTTGATACAGGAGCTGGATCGGACGGTATCGCTGCCCGGCGTGGCCAATGTTTGGGTGCCTCCTATCCGCAACCGGCTGGACATGCTGGCCACCGGCATCAAAAGCCCGGTGGGCATCAAGGTCAACGGCAACAATATCAACGATATCGAAGCGGTGGCCCAGCAGATCGAACGGGTGGTGAAAACCGTGCCCGGCGTGACTTCCGCCCTGGCGGAACGGCTTAACGGCGGCCGCTATATCGATATCAATATCGACCGGGTGCGCGCCGCCCGCTACGGCGTATCGGTGAGCGAGCTGCAATCCATCGTGGCGGCGGTTATCGGCGGCGATAATATCGGCGAAACCATCGAGGGCCGCGAGCGTTTTCCCATCAACGTGCGCTATCCCCGCGAACTACGGGATTCGGTGCAAAAGCTGAAGGATTTGCCGGTGGTCACCGCCGGCGGCGCGCAGGTGGCCTTGTCCGATCTGGCGGATATCAAGGTCACCGAAGGCCCGCCGATGCTGAAAAGCGAAAATGCCCGTTTGTCGGACTGGATCTACGTGGACTTACGCGGCCGCGATTTGAAATCCGCCGTGGATGCCATGCAGCAGGTGGTGGCGCAGCAGGTCAAGCTGCCGGACGGCGTGTCGCTGAGCTGGTCTGGACAATTTGAGTATCTGGAGCGAGCGAGCGCCAAATTGAAAATCGTGCTGCCGTTTACCCTGGCGATCATTTTCGTGCTGCTGTATGTCACCTTCAGCCGGGTACGGGATGCGTTGCTTATCATGGGCACGCTGCCGTTTGCGCTGATAGGCGGGGTTTGGCTGCTCTATCTGCTGCACTACAATCTTTCGGTGGCCGCCGCGGTGGGCTTTATCGCCCTGTCGGGGGTAGCGGCGGAGTTCGGGGTGATCATGGTGCTTTACCTTAATCACGCGATGGAAAACCACCGGGTCAACGGCGAGCCGCTGTCGGAGCCACAGCTGCTGGCGGCGATCCGCGAGGGCGCGGTACTGCGGGTCAGGCCGAAGGTGATGACGGTAGCCACCATCATGGCCGGGCTGCTGCCCATCATGTGGGGCGGCGGAGTCGGATCGGAGGTGATGCAGCGCATCGCCGCGCCGATGATCGGCGGCATGGTGAGCGCGCCGCTGCTGTCGATGCTGGTGATTCCGGCGCTTTACCGTATCCTGCACCGTAAAGGCTAA
- the gltP gene encoding glutamate/aspartate:proton symporter GltP — protein MKRLNFSLAWQILLALVLGIGAGAILHNQGEPRDWLMGNILTPAGDIFIHLIKMIVVPIVISTLIVGIAGVGDAKKLGKLGLKTLLYFELVTTLAIILGITLANVFQPGQGIDMSSLAVVDISQYERTSEQVQSGGHSLAGTLLSLIPQNIFASMVRGDMLPIIFFSVLFGLGLAALPVETKTPLLNVFKAVAETMFNVTHMIMRYAPVGVFALIAVTVANFGFASLLPLAKLVLLVYAAIIFFALVVLGLVARLCGLRIWTLIRILKEELILAYSTASSESVLPRIIEKMEAYGAPRAITSFVVPTGYSFNLDGSTLYQSIAAIFIAQLYGIDLSLGQEIVLVLTLMVTSKGIAGVPGVSFVVLLATLGSVGIPLQGLAFIAGVDRILDMARTALNVVGNALAVVAVAKWENQFDDEKARAYEKEMLTVKAPHSSLS, from the coding sequence ATGAAAAGGTTAAATTTTAGTCTCGCCTGGCAAATTCTGTTGGCGCTGGTATTGGGCATCGGCGCCGGGGCGATATTACACAACCAGGGGGAACCGCGGGATTGGCTGATGGGCAATATCCTGACGCCGGCCGGCGATATATTTATTCACCTGATCAAGATGATTGTGGTGCCGATAGTGATTTCCACTTTGATAGTGGGTATTGCCGGGGTAGGGGATGCGAAAAAGCTGGGCAAGCTCGGCTTGAAGACCCTGCTTTATTTTGAACTGGTCACCACTCTCGCTATTATCCTGGGCATCACTCTCGCCAACGTTTTTCAGCCGGGACAGGGCATCGATATGTCCTCTCTGGCGGTGGTGGATATCTCGCAATATGAAAGAACCTCCGAGCAGGTGCAAAGCGGCGGCCATAGTCTGGCGGGCACGCTCCTGTCGTTGATTCCGCAGAATATCTTCGCCTCCATGGTCCGCGGCGACATGCTGCCGATCATTTTCTTTTCCGTGCTGTTCGGTTTGGGATTGGCGGCATTGCCCGTTGAAACCAAAACGCCGTTGCTGAATGTGTTTAAAGCGGTGGCCGAGACCATGTTCAACGTGACGCATATGATTATGCGTTATGCCCCGGTGGGGGTTTTTGCCCTGATTGCGGTGACTGTGGCCAATTTCGGTTTTGCCTCGCTGCTTCCCCTGGCCAAGCTGGTGCTGCTGGTTTACGCCGCGATTATTTTTTTCGCCCTGGTTGTCCTGGGCCTGGTGGCGAGGCTATGTGGCCTGCGTATTTGGACGCTGATCCGTATTTTGAAAGAAGAATTGATCCTGGCCTATTCTACCGCCAGTTCGGAAAGCGTGTTGCCGCGCATTATCGAAAAAATGGAAGCCTATGGCGCGCCGCGGGCGATAACCAGCTTCGTGGTCCCCACCGGCTACTCTTTCAACCTGGACGGCTCCACGCTTTATCAAAGCATTGCGGCGATATTTATCGCCCAGCTTTACGGTATCGATTTGTCCCTCGGACAGGAAATCGTTTTGGTGCTGACATTGATGGTCACCTCGAAGGGGATTGCCGGAGTGCCGGGAGTATCCTTTGTGGTGCTGCTGGCAACCCTTGGCAGCGTGGGAATTCCGTTGCAGGGTCTGGCGTTTATCGCCGGAGTCGATCGTATTCTCGATATGGCGCGCACGGCGCTCAATGTGGTGGGTAATGCATTGGCGGTAGTGGCCGTCGCCAAATGGGAGAATCAATTCGACGATGAGAAGGCCCGTGCCTATGAAAAAGAGATGCTGACGGTCAAAGCGCCGCATTCATCTCTATCGTAA
- the acs gene encoding acetate--CoA ligase translates to MSQPHTYPIPADIAQRALISEEQYRQLYRQSVNDPAAFWGEQGKIIDWITPYTQVKNTSFDPGHIRIRWFEDGTLNVAANCLDRHLAERGEQTAIIWEGDDAKESKIITYRQLHRDVCRFANVLKSQGVAKGDVVALYMPMVPEAAVAMLACARIGAIHSVIFGGFSPEAIAGRIVDSSAKLMITADEGIRAGRKIPLKQNIDEALKNPAVKSLEKVIVLKRTGKDINWRGNRDIWWHDAMAGASDDCPPAEMNAEDPLFILYTSGSTGKPKGVLHTSGGYLVYAAMTFKYVFDYHPGDIYWCTADVGWVTGHSYLLYGPLACGAITLMFEGVPNWPDARRMAQVVDKHRVNILYTAPTAIRALMAEGDKAIEGTSRESLRIMGSVGEPINPEAWEWYYHKIGNGKCPIMDTWWQTETGGFMITPLPGATPLKAGSASLPFFGIQPALVDNGGEPQPGAAEGNLVIVDSWPGQARTLYGDHDRFEQTYFSTFKGMYFSGDGARRDEDGYYWITGRVDDVLNVSGHRLGTAEIESALVSHPKIAEAAVVGIPHNIKGQAIYAYITLNHGELPTPELYNDVRSWVRKEIGSIATPDILHWTDSLPKTRSGKIMRRILRKIAAGDTGNLGDTSTLADPGVVEKLLEEKQSMNVPS, encoded by the coding sequence ATGAGTCAACCGCATACCTATCCGATTCCCGCTGATATTGCGCAGCGGGCACTCATTTCAGAAGAACAATATCGGCAGCTATACCGGCAATCCGTGAACGACCCGGCCGCTTTTTGGGGTGAACAGGGCAAAATCATCGATTGGATTACCCCTTATACCCAGGTTAAAAATACCTCGTTCGATCCCGGCCATATCCGGATTCGCTGGTTTGAGGACGGCACGCTCAACGTAGCCGCCAATTGCCTGGACCGGCATCTGGCGGAACGCGGCGAGCAGACGGCGATTATCTGGGAAGGGGATGATGCCAAGGAAAGCAAAATCATCACCTATCGCCAGTTGCACCGGGACGTGTGCCGTTTCGCCAACGTGCTTAAGTCGCAAGGGGTCGCCAAAGGCGATGTGGTGGCGCTGTATATGCCGATGGTGCCGGAAGCCGCCGTCGCCATGCTGGCCTGCGCGCGCATCGGCGCCATTCATTCGGTGATATTCGGCGGATTCTCTCCCGAGGCGATCGCCGGCCGGATTGTGGATTCCAGCGCTAAGCTTATGATCACCGCCGACGAAGGGATCCGCGCGGGCAGAAAAATCCCGCTTAAACAAAATATCGACGAGGCGTTGAAAAACCCGGCGGTCAAAAGCCTGGAAAAAGTGATTGTATTAAAACGTACCGGTAAAGATATCAACTGGCGGGGGAACCGGGATATCTGGTGGCATGACGCCATGGCCGGCGCGTCGGATGATTGTCCCCCCGCCGAAATGAACGCCGAGGACCCGCTGTTTATCCTTTACACCTCGGGTTCCACCGGCAAACCCAAGGGCGTATTGCATACCAGCGGCGGCTATCTGGTTTATGCCGCCATGACCTTCAAGTATGTGTTTGATTACCATCCCGGGGATATCTATTGGTGTACCGCCGATGTCGGCTGGGTCACCGGCCACAGCTACCTGCTGTATGGCCCCTTGGCCTGCGGCGCCATCACACTGATGTTCGAGGGCGTGCCCAACTGGCCGGACGCCAGGCGCATGGCCCAGGTGGTGGATAAGCATCGGGTGAATATACTTTATACCGCCCCCACCGCCATCCGCGCGCTAATGGCGGAGGGAGACAAGGCTATCGAAGGCACTAGCCGCGAATCCCTGCGCATCATGGGCTCGGTGGGTGAACCCATCAATCCGGAAGCCTGGGAGTGGTACTACCATAAAATCGGCAACGGCAAATGCCCGATTATGGATACCTGGTGGCAGACCGAGACCGGCGGTTTCATGATTACGCCGCTGCCGGGGGCCACGCCGCTCAAGGCCGGTTCCGCATCACTGCCGTTTTTCGGCATCCAGCCGGCGCTGGTGGATAACGGCGGCGAGCCGCAGCCGGGCGCCGCCGAAGGGAATCTGGTCATCGTCGATTCCTGGCCGGGACAGGCGCGCACGCTATACGGCGATCACGACCGGTTTGAGCAAACCTATTTTTCCACCTTCAAGGGCATGTATTTCAGCGGCGACGGCGCCAGGCGGGATGAAGACGGTTATTACTGGATAACCGGCCGGGTGGATGACGTGCTTAATGTCTCCGGTCACCGTCTCGGCACCGCCGAAATCGAATCGGCCCTGGTATCCCACCCCAAGATTGCCGAAGCGGCGGTGGTGGGCATCCCGCACAATATCAAAGGCCAGGCGATTTACGCCTATATCACCCTTAATCATGGAGAACTGCCGACCCCCGAACTTTATAACGATGTACGCAGCTGGGTACGCAAGGAAATCGGCTCCATAGCCACCCCGGATATCCTGCATTGGACCGATTCATTACCCAAAACCCGCTCCGGTAAAATCATGCGGCGTATCCTGCGCAAAATTGCCGCCGGCGATACCGGAAATCTGGGCGATACCTCCACCCTGGCCGATCCGGGCGTGGTGGAAAAGCTGTTAGAAGAAAAACAATCCATGAACGTGCCTTCATAA
- a CDS encoding DUF485 domain-containing protein has protein sequence MNDIIYQRIEKNPHFQELVKKRQHFAMLLTLIMLVLYYGFILLIAFAPGWLGTPIYEGTSVTRGIPLGIGLIIMSFILTAIYVVRANGEFDRLTQQLLREVRYNG, from the coding sequence ATGAATGACATCATTTATCAACGGATTGAGAAAAATCCGCACTTCCAAGAACTGGTGAAAAAACGCCAGCATTTCGCCATGCTGCTCACGCTGATTATGCTGGTGCTCTATTATGGTTTTATCCTGCTGATCGCCTTTGCCCCAGGCTGGCTGGGTACGCCGATTTACGAAGGCACCAGCGTAACCCGCGGCATTCCCCTGGGGATTGGCCTGATTATCATGTCGTTTATTCTCACCGCGATATATGTGGTTCGCGCCAACGGCGAATTCGATCGCCTGACCCAGCAGTTGCTGCGCGAGGTACGTTATAATGGCTAA